The genome window AGAGTAGGGACTAGCTCCAGCGATGACGACTCAGACACGATATCCTACCAAGAGGGGGCATGATCGTTGATCATATGTTCGGCGGCTCGGCGTCTTGCGAGTCTAAAAGGCAGTGCAAGACGGTGGCTCTAGAAGTGCTTCCAGCTGTCCCCAAGAGTCGCCAGATTGTCAAGTGGTTTAATGTCGAAATCTCTTTCAGCCATGATGACTACCCCGATAGCTTCGTACTGCTAGGCCGCTTCCCAATTGTGTCAAGCCAACGATCAACAACTGCAAGGTTACTCGAGTGCTAATCCTTGTGGAAGTTCTCTGAACATCCTCTTTACGGGTGCACTCGATGTGATGCAGATCTCTCGATTTGCAATCAAGACGGTTACCTAGGCCTTCCACTGGATAGTACCTGGATCTTCGGTCAAGCCTATCAGCCAAATATCTCTTCCCGTCACTTTTGGGAAGCCCGACAACTTTCAAACAGAAAAATTCTATCTGACGTCGTTGATTTTGAGACGACATACAACGCCATCTTAGGACGACCAACCCTAGCCAAATTCATACCTGTCGCGCAATATGCTTACCAATGTGTGAAGATTCCAGGACCTGAGGGAGTCATTACCATCCGAGGCTGCCCCAAGGCAGGCCTTTGCTGCGACAAGCGAAGTCTCAACATGACGGCTCAGGACCAACCTGATAAGGAGACTGTCGGGGGAATGGTACCACTTATCCCCTGTTCGTTGACTTCGGCTATATCAGCCACCCCCAAAAGCAAGGTAGCCAGACTAACATCGAGATAGAGATGTTTTTCCCTATGCGCTGTAGGGATTAGGCCGGATGGCGTACAACAAAGGGCTGGAGGTCTGAGGGTGCAAGCAATGATCCCGAAGGGAGCACATGAAGAAATAAATACCAAAGGGTGAAAGCGATAGCGAAGCTCGAGAGGCGAAGCCCGGACGTGAGGCTCGAAGGATGAGGGGATGTGGCGAAGCCCAGAGGATGAAGGGATACAACGAAGCCCTAAAGACAAAGGGATGTGGTGAAAAGACCACCGATAAGAGAACGAAGGCCTACCTCAAGAGGAACTTGTAGCTTAGCAAGAATCTGGCGAGAAGATAACTAGTAGCCCTGAAGGGAGACCCGATGCGGGTCCCTTTGGACACGTGTCGGGCCCAGTTAGGATAAGGCTTTGTAAATGTACATTGGTGGTAATATCTTAGGAATATCCTAGGATATTCTCTGGTGTTAAGTGGAATATTCTTGTGGATAAGGGACAAAAATGTAATGATGATTGGGGTGGTTGAGATATGGTTATAAATACCCTCACCTAACTGATGTAATATCAAGGGAACAATCATTATACACACTGTTACAAGTCTACTGTTTATTGTGTTGCGATCAAGATTCCAACATTTAGCGCCGTCCGCGGGGATCGAACCCATGACCACATGGTAATTCGTCATGCCATCGAAAACTAGGAAGGGAAGAGCGTAGGAAGCTAAGGATGCTGAAGGGGATTCGACTACACCTTCGCAGCAAGGAGAAGCCATGGCGATCGAAGGGTTGGAGCTTCGGGCGAGGCCCCCTAGGTTGAGGTACCTTGAGTCGGCAAAGTTGGAGAAGGCGAAACCAGAACATCCGAGGCGATTGCGCTAGGCACTTAAGAGGATCGAGCGGCCACATCGGATATTCGAGAGGATCGTGTGACTGCACCGGACGCCCAAGGGGACCATGAAGCTGGAGCTCGCGAAGGCAACACCACGCAGTACAGACGTCGTGGGAGGAAGCTAACAAGCAGATTTAGGAGCTACGTGAAGAGCTCAGGTCCCTTCGTCAATCTATATCCTCCCAGCAAGGGCCTtcggggggagggggggacTCGGAAGTGGCTCATCGCCGAGGGTTGGAAGAACTTCTCTGTCTGTGGGTAGTAGACCAGACCTCTCCACTGTCTCCGGGCCTGCAAATGCGATCATGGCCTCCGGGGTTTAAGATGCTGCGGCTACACCTGTACAACAGCGAGACCGACCCAAGGGAATTCGTGATGACTCAACTATGGCTAAGGCCTTTGCCCTGGCCATCAAGGGGATTGCCCTCTCATGGTACAACGCTCTCTCATGGTACAACTCCCTCCCTGCGGGAAAATATACTCTTTGGAGTAGCTTCGAGAGGTGCTATTCTCACACTTCCAAGGCAACTATGCGGCTCTGGTCACCGTTGGGGATCTGCTTGCGGTGAAGCGAAAGGAAGACGAAAGCCTAAACGAGTTCACCCAGTGTTTCATATGAGTGAAGTGCCAGACGAAGGGCCTCAGCGATGACACTGTGATAGATGTTGCACGACAGGGGCTCTGGCCAGGGGCATTGTCGTCACGCCTGGCGCGCAAACCGGTCAAGGACGTAGATGAGTTGTTCactaagatggaagagtactcGAGGGCTGAAGAGGACAACCTTCGGAGGCACGTTGATAAGCCGACCTCGGAGGCCCGAATTCATAGGACAAATGAGGAAAAAACGCCTCGAGGAACATTCGAAGGAGACCCAACGATCCTATCGCCATCATTTCACCAGTCAAGGGGTCACAAGCAAAACATACTCAACATTAAAGAAGGTAAGGATAGAAGCAAGCAGAGAGGTGGAAGCTCGGCATGGGGTTGAGGCCGCGGTACTGGGCGACCTTGGCTGTTGTATTGCGTGGTACACGATGAAGATGCTGGTTATACTACCAAGTCATGCTCCCATGACGTAGCCTTGAAGGAGGGATTAAGCAAGCAATCTTCAAGGCCCCTCTGATAAAAAGGGTTGGCTCCGCTCCTGAGTATAATGCTATCTTCGGGAGGGGAACTCTATCCAAGTTCGATGCAGTAGTACACCATGGCTACCTGTGCATGAAGATGCTTGGCTCTATGGGTGTCATCTCCGTTTGGGGGTATAAGTCACTGCCCGAAGGATAGAACATGGTCATACCCCCGGTCAACAAAAGGTGCACCTGTTGTCCAAAGCAGATATGGAGGAGCAAGAGAGCCCACTGCCGAAAGCCAAGCCTGAGGGTAACATAAAGCGAATCCCATTACGCCCTAAGAATGAAGTGCCTAAGGAGTTGACAGAACATCGCTTGAATGTGGATTCGGAGGTAAAACCCAGGAAGAAGCTCTGGAAGATGTCTACTTATTGTTAGGAGGCCGCTCGGGAAGAAGTCAAGAAACTGCTTGCGGTAGGAGTGATTCAGAGGTCATTCACCCGGATTGGTTGGCGAACCCGGTGCTAGTGAAGAACAATGACAAGTGGCgcatgtgtgtagatttcactGATTTGAACAAGACGTGCCCAAAGGACGACTTCCCCTTAGCTAGGATAGACCAGCTGGTGAATGCAACCGTGGGATCGGAGCTGATGAGCTTCCTCGACGTGTATTCTAGGTACCATCAAGTCTGAATGGTCGAAGAGGACGAAGTGAAAACAAGCTTCATCACGCCTTGTGGGACTTAATGTTATGTTCGTATGCTGTTCGGTCTTCGCAACGTCGGGGCCACTTTCGTGTGGTTGGTAAGCAAGGTCCTTTGCACCTAGCTGGTCTGCAATGTAGCCGCCGATGACATCGTTGTTTGAAGCCAATGCAAGGGGACCGTGGAGCCGACTTAGAGGAGACCTTTGCTAACCTTCGGAAGGCAGGTTTACGATTGAATATGGAGAAGTGTGTTTTTGTGGCCGGCTGCTGGGATGCTTGGTATCTCGGAGAGACATTGAAGCAAATCCAGAGAAAATATAAGCCATCATAGACATGAATCCATTGAGGTCTATCAAGGACACAATGCTTAGTCGGAAGGGTGATCTCGCTGAACTGCTTCATCGCCCGGCCCATGGAAAAGAGCTTGCCATTCTTCTGGGTCCTCCGAGGGTGCCCAAGAATACAGAAGCCTCAAGACCCATTGCCCAAGCATGCAAAAGCCTCAAGCTCTCGAGCCTTCTGTACTCGCGATCGATCTCAACATCTCGTCGAGACTACATGTAAGGAGCTATcgattaggtttagatccatctaggctagtcaAGACCCCTTCTTGGAGTAtgtctcgaagatcaatacaagataacatgacatagggctattatcctttaGCTGGCCTtaacctgtataaatctctatGTTTTGGTGTACGATTTGGCTACAAGAAGTATCCCCTACATCTTTCACGTATTCATAAGATCGGTGGTTCACAAATCGTCGACGATAACTATGTTGGTTAGGAGCCCCAATTGACACTGACCAAAGAAGAGGCACTGTGATAAGAAAGAACTATGTGCATGCTGCCCAATTGAAAATCAAGTTGCCTTATCTGTAGTGCAAACatctcttttgttttgtttattAACAGTTTGACTCAATAGATGTTCCCATGATGGTGCTAAACTTTTAATGCATACGTATAAGCTTCAAAGCCGCAACTTGCCAAACAGTTTTGAATGCTTAAGGTATGATATGAAGAATGGTGCTGTAAAGCAGAGCCCTGAATGGATACTTAGAGTATGTTTGGATCCTTTGCCCAGCCTCACCTACCTTGCTAGTGGAGTAGAGTTAATTTGTTTCTCCCTCAAAGCAAGGAAATCCTTGCTCGCCCTGCATTCCTGCCCAAAATCAAGGCTAGGCAAGGGAACCAAACAGAGATCCCCCTAGTCTTTGCTTACTTGCTTGGCAAGTTTAGGCAAGGGATCCAAACATTACCCCAATTCACAGAGAGCCATTGGAGCGAAATTCGGTTCAGTTAAGTGGGTTCtttttctgaggaaaataaGTAGATACAAACTTTGGTTTAACTTTGTATTGCTAGGTATGACCTGAAATCCTGAAAGTGCCCTATATATGATTTTTGTAGTCCGCAACATGTGAAGTACTGCTCCTATGGCATTCTAGACAGCATAGTTTTTGTGCTCAATCTAAAATATTGTTTTAACTAAAGATCAAAATGGACTCGGGAAGTTATAAATGAACAAAATGAAGGCGTCCTGGAGCTTTTTTTTCCCTCAGTTGTGACTTAACCATGTAAGCATGATAAACCGCGAAGTTgtacttattattattatttttttgctaTACTCATTGCTTTTTCTGTGATGTTACATTGAACAGCATTGCTATACGATTAGGTACTGAGCACACCGAGTCATACATCCttttggtttcttctttgtgcGACATAACTTTACTTTTTATTCTTCACTTGTTTACTTAGATGTATTATCCTGAAGGGTACTTAAATTCTAATACTATTTATGATGTGTGTTTTTCTCATTCATGTAGGTTGACTCGACTGCTTGTGAATCATCAGAGAGGGTCACCAACCTTAAGTCCCAGTTGGCATCATTAGAGAGGAAGAATGCTGAGCTGAGCAAGCAGATTAATGAACTATCCATGAAACTTCAATCAGATGGACAAAGAAAAGATGAGACTCTGTATAAGGCTGGTCCTCTTGGAACTGTCAAGGCTTTGAGAACAAATCCAACAGTAATCCCTGATGAAACTGTTAATCCCAGGTTGGCCAAGATACTGGAAGATGTTGCTGTGAAAAAGGAACTTATTGTTGCATTGGCAAACTCCAACGTAAGAGAGATGCTTGAAGTTTGGTTTACCAACATCAAGCGAGTTGGTATTCCAAACTATCTAGTGGTAGCATTGGATGATAATATAGAAAGCTTCTGCAAATCAAAAGGGGTTCCAGTGTACCGACGTGATCCTGATGATGGTGTTGACAATATTGCAAAAACTGGTGGAAACCATGCAGTGTCTGGACTTAAATTTCGTGTTTTAAGGGAGTTCTTGCAGCTTGGATATAGTATTCTCCTCTCTGATATTGATATTATTTTGTTGAGGAACCCATTTGACCATCTTTACAGAGATTCTGATGTGGAGTCCATGAGTGATGGCCACAACAAAATGACGGCTTATGGTTTCAATGATGTGTTTGATGAACCTTCCATGGGCTGGGCAAGATATGCTCACACAATGCGGATTTGGGTTTACAACTCTGGATTTTTCTATATAAGACCGACAATTCCTTCTATTGAACTTCTGGATCGTGTAGCTGGCCGCCTTTCTCGTGAGAAGGCATGGGACCAGGCAGTTTTCAATGAGGAACTTTTCTTCCCATCTCATCCAGGTTATGAAGGTCTTCATGCATCCAGAAGAACCATGGATATATATCTGTTTATGAACAGCAAAGTTCTCTTCAAGTCTGTGCGGAAAGATGCTCAGCTCAAGAAGTTAAAGCCAGTAATTGTGCATTTGAACTACCATCCGGACAAGTTAGATCGGATGAAAGCTGTCATTGAGTTCTATGTCAATGGGAAACAAGATGCACTGATGCATTTCCCTGATGGATCAGAATGAGAAAACTGCAGTTTTTCAGGTACAGAAATCAATACCCATTTTATGCTTGTGGGATTGTCTTGGCATTAGGACTGGGATCTTGGCACATTCTCGAAATTGACTAGTTATGCTGTTATATGGATCCATTGAAGTTCAGTTATATTGATTGACATATTCATAGCCTCTAACCTGAACAGTTCTGTAGTAAACATGTAGCTGAGATGGCTGATGGCAtcttccttttatttttatttttgacatTCGACTTCCAAAAACCGAGGCTGTTTCCCTGAACCTGTGATACTGATTTGATACTGGTGTTTCCTTTATCGCGGCTTTGCTTGCGTATTGGGAACCTATAACAGTTTCGATGACATCGATTAATTTGATATTATCCACAGGATTGCATATCATGTGAAACACTGCTGTGGACCGGATTTGAGCACCAGATATTTTGTGTCCGTGATGTAAATCGTCGCTCCATTCATGTGTTCTGGGTTTAGAGGTACATAAAGTGATCTGATCTTGATTTGTTCTTTTCTGCTGCGTCGCTAACCAAAATGCAACGTGGAGAACATGTACATTCTTACCCACCAGCATATGCCCATTCGACCCGTTGTCCGGTACCTACCGCCCGCTGCTTCAGCACGTTTTCCCGTCTTCTTCACTACAGGCACCGATCGTTTTCTCTTCACACGTCGCCACGCCTGTAGGTAGCGCCACTGTGCCTACTCGATACAGAACATGCCCCCATTCCGTCAAATCGTCTTAGGCTGCTGGCGCAATGGCCTGGAAAAGAATCAAAAGAAAGGAGAATCGGGCTGTGTATATAGTgctatttatttagttgattgtATGTATCTAGCTTTGTtaagaagagattgtgtttggctGTTtctataagtatatatatgttgtattagattgaaataaaaattaaattttaacataatatttattttagataaatATACTTTATAgtatttaatttatcatattaaatctcaaTTTATTAAAACATACTAATATAAATTAATACTCACTAATTATATATTAATAGTAGCCCGGTTTGGGAGAAACCGTTTCCTAAAAACCAGACTGTAACAGTGATTTTGCATCACTGCTCGCGCGTGCATCAAGACATCCAAACACGCGTGCTGCACCCGCGGGGCTGGTCAGCCCCATCTGCAGGCAGACCCTAAGTGACCCAACCAAAAGCCCCTAGCGGCGGTCTCCGTGTGCCGCTACTTGAACATCATTAATTTACACAGCACGACGCGCGTCAGTAGCCTCCTCCACCAGCCTCATTCTGTCAAATTACCGGACCACAAGGCCGATACTGAGATATCCAGGGCCCTGCGGCGATATTAAATTTGAGGCCCTTTATGCGATCATAAATATATACTTGTGATTTCGATTGCAGTATTAAATCTGTATGTATCACAAAAGATTTGGCCTATACTTTTAACTGCACATCACCAAGTACTCTTAAATTAAAATTGTCAATGGTTCGCTTTTGGAATTCTATGAACTTGTCTACTCGTTTTCTTCTGTAGCTTTTCCCTTTTGGCGCTTCTGTATGGAGTATTTCTAGACACGACACATCTTTGCACAGAAGTGTGAGCGTATAAGATTAGCTAAACAAGGAACAAAAGCACCTGGATTTTGGTACTTGAATGGAAACCAAAACTGCAGCTACCAAGAAGAATCCATGAAAATCGACTGTATAATATCGAAAAGGGTTCTGAAAATATATGCAAAGATATAACTCGAAGAATTGAATTAACTAAAGCATTCTTACCAAATTGCAATGGCAATTGGCAATGGTAATAGACCATTTTAATCCCCTCGCAGAAATATCGCCACTGTGATCGAGATGGGAAAGTAGTGAGTTTTGTTTTATTGTAGGTCAGCAAGTTTTTTATCCGGCAACGCCGCAGCAGCTTTGGGGAAGAGTCGAAGGGAGAAGTGATCGAAAGATCAGGCCACGGTAGAATGTTTCCTTAAGCAACGCCGCAGCGGCATCGTTAGCTTGACGTAGCAGGTTGAAAAGGCAAGCAATTACTTGCATCGATCAAGGAAATCATGTTCATTTCCTCCATTACTTGCATCGATCAAGGGGAAGAAGGGGACTAGTATTAGATCCCGTGATATTGGGATCgaacaaaaataaattttagtgGAGAACTAGCTAAGTGtccgtacattgcaacagaaacaaaaatTGCACAAGATGATATCAAGCATATAAAAAAACTATTGCTGAACAAATGAATGATAGAATGTGACATTTGAGTGATCAAGatagagaaatagagagaggaTGAGGTGATCACTGCAGGTTTAGCCCTAGATCATGTGAGAGAGAAGAGGTGTGTGCTGGCGCCACC of Phragmites australis chromosome 3, lpPhrAust1.1, whole genome shotgun sequence contains these proteins:
- the LOC133912752 gene encoding arabinosyltransferase RRA3-like; this encodes MALAGRRDAPLMLRGGGKPLSRGSRIAVAVAVGVALGCVFAFLYPDGLFFRPSASALQWPLHVDSTACESSERVTNLKSQLASLERKNAELSKQINELSMKLQSDGQRKDETLYKAGPLGTVKALRTNPTVIPDETVNPRLAKILEDVAVKKELIVALANSNVREMLEVWFTNIKRVGIPNYLVVALDDNIESFCKSKGVPVYRRDPDDGVDNIAKTGGNHAVSGLKFRVLREFLQLGYSILLSDIDIILLRNPFDHLYRDSDVESMSDGHNKMTAYGFNDVFDEPSMGWARYAHTMRIWVYNSGFFYIRPTIPSIELLDRVAGRLSREKAWDQAVFNEELFFPSHPGYEGLHASRRTMDIYLFMNSKVLFKSVRKDAQLKKLKPVIVHLNYHPDKLDRMKAVIEFYVNGKQDALMHFPDGSE